A genomic window from Prunus persica cultivar Lovell chromosome G2, Prunus_persica_NCBIv2, whole genome shotgun sequence includes:
- the LOC109947098 gene encoding exopolygalacturonase-like gives MAMKLSFLAMLLCLLLASTPKAHASVFDVTSATYGAKPGSDVSTALAKAWSDACASPSASKVVVPSGTYKLKEATFRGPCKAPIEMQVQGTLEAPADASQLTRPDTWVGFQYIDMLTLSGGGTFDGQGALSWNQNDCHKNKNCKPLPVNLRFEFLTNSKVQDITSLNSKFFHMHVFRCNHTTFQQLTITAPDESRNTDGIHIGASTAINITHSKIGTGDDCISIGDDSHEITVTDVTCGPGHGISIGSLGKYKEEKDVTGIIVKNCTLTNTENGVRIKTFPDSPSPSTASGIHYEDIIMVNVSNPILIDQLYCPYTQCEQKPPSKVKINNVSFKNIKGSSFSPLAIKLVCTTGIPCENVELTDIDLTYGGNKGPLTSMCSNVKPTITGVTKALGCATSSLAPLPLSKK, from the coding sequence ATGGCTATGAAATTAAGTTTCTTGGCAATGCTTTTGTGCTTATTGTTAGCATCTACACCTAAAGCTCATGCTAGTGTGTTTGACGTGACGAGTGCAACATACGGTGCAAAGCCTGGCTCTGATGTCAGTACGGCCTTAGCCAAAGCTTGGAGTGATGCATGTGCATCGCCATCCGCGAGTAAAGTTGTTGTTCCGAGCGGGACATACAAGTTAAAAGAAGCAACTTTCAGAGGCCCCTGTAAGGCTCCTATTGAGATGCAAGTTCAAGGCACATTGGAGGCTCCAGCAGATGCTAGCCAACTCACAAGACCGGATACTTGGGTTGGTTTTCAGTATATTGACATGCTCACCTTATCAGGTGGTGGGACTTTTGATGGCCAAGGAGCACTTTCTTGGAATCAAAATGACtgccacaaaaacaaaaattgcaaacctcttCCCGTTAATCTGCGGTTCGAATTCCTCacaaattccaaagttcaggaCATAACTTCACTTAACAGCAAATTTTTCCACATGCATGTTTTCCGGTGCAACCATACTACATTTCAACAGCTTACCATCACAGCACCTGACGAGAGCAGAAACACAGATGGAATCCATATCGGGGCTTCGACTGCTATCAACattactcattcaaagattggAACTGGGGATGACTGTATTTCTATTGGTGATGACTCCCACGAAATCACAGTGACTGATGTTACTTGTGGGCCAGGCCATGGAATAAGCATTGGAAGCCTTGGAAAAtataaggaagaaaaggatgTGACTGGGATCATAGTTAAGAATTGCACCCTGACTAATACGGAGAACGGTGTGAGAATCAAAACATTTCCAGATTCTCCTTCCCCTAGCACTGCCTCGGGTATACACTATGAGGATATTATCATGGTTAATGTCAGTAACCCTATCCTCATAGACCAATTGTACTGCCCATATACTCAGTGTGAACAAAAGCCTCCGTCAAAAGTTAAGATCAACAATGTCAGCTTCAAGAACATTAAGGGCTCATCTTTCTCTCCACTTGCAATCAAGCTTGTATGTACCACGGGCATaccgtgtgagaatgtggagtTGACTGACATTGATCTCACCTACGGTGGAAACAAAGGCCCTCTTACCTCTATGTGTTCTAATGTCAAGCCCACAATTACTGGCGTGACAAAGGCTCTTGGTTGCGCTACATCGTCCTTGGcacctcttcctttatccaaGAAGTAG